The following are from one region of the Paenibacillus sabinae T27 genome:
- a CDS encoding 1-phosphofructokinase family hexose kinase — protein sequence MIVTLTVNPSVDASTAIKQVVPDHKLRCREATYQPGGGGVNVSRAIHRLGGKALALYASGGLHGQLIHQMLEQEGVEHQSIPIKGQTRENLIVLEESTGQQFRFDMPGPAFGEDDRQRCLDQLNQLKTKPDYLVLSGSLPPGCPADYYAQIIKSVKDWNCRVIVDTSGEALQRAADAGVYLLKPNARELEELTGMTLTGDDDVKAAAEKLIAEGRTEAVIVSLGAKGAFMISKEGAEHITAPQVPVVSVVGAGDSLVAGVVYRLEQGGPLAESVRFGIAAGAAAVMNPERELCKREDTERLFESMMQD from the coding sequence ATGATTGTTACTTTGACCGTTAACCCAAGCGTGGACGCCAGCACAGCCATAAAGCAGGTGGTTCCCGACCATAAACTCCGCTGCCGTGAAGCGACCTATCAACCCGGAGGAGGCGGAGTTAACGTCTCCAGGGCCATCCACAGATTGGGCGGAAAGGCTTTGGCTCTATACGCGTCGGGAGGATTGCATGGGCAGCTGATTCATCAAATGCTGGAGCAAGAGGGCGTTGAGCATCAGTCTATCCCAATTAAGGGACAAACAAGAGAGAATTTGATTGTTCTGGAGGAGTCGACCGGGCAGCAATTTCGATTCGATATGCCGGGTCCGGCATTTGGCGAGGACGACCGGCAGCGGTGTCTGGATCAATTAAATCAGCTCAAGACCAAGCCGGATTATCTGGTCTTAAGCGGCAGTCTGCCTCCAGGATGTCCCGCGGATTACTACGCGCAGATCATCAAATCCGTCAAGGATTGGAACTGCCGGGTCATCGTGGATACCTCGGGGGAAGCTCTTCAGCGGGCAGCCGATGCGGGCGTGTATCTGCTAAAGCCCAATGCCCGCGAGCTGGAAGAGTTGACCGGAATGACGCTTACGGGCGACGATGATGTGAAGGCTGCGGCGGAGAAGCTCATCGCGGAAGGACGTACCGAAGCGGTGATCGTTTCGCTGGGAGCGAAGGGCGCCTTCATGATTTCCAAGGAAGGAGCCGAGCATATTACCGCTCCCCAGGTACCCGTTGTCAGCGTTGTGGGCGCGGGCGACAGTCTGGTGGCCGGAGTTGTCTACCGGTTGGAGCAGGGGGGGCCGCTGGCGGAATCCGTCCGCTTCGGCATCGCCGCCGGAGCGGCCGCCGTCATGAATCCCGAGCGGGAGCTGTGCAAGCGGGAGGATACTGAAAGGCTGTTTGAGAGCATGATGCAGGATTAG
- a CDS encoding carbohydrate ABC transporter permease translates to MSELDNQWSLPAGTRRASSAAARRSISLKRLKIRENMLAYVFLAPSLLLFGVFMFYPLLRSVYLSLYSTDPAGRVASFVGLDNFKSLFSSGLFLDGIRVTALFTLLTVPAGMLIALALAALTHNLLRGKRPFQFAFSLPMVLSVGSAAVIWKFLFHPSLGMLNYGLELAGFAPVPWLTSPKWALLSVSLMTVWMNLGFNYIVISSGMQGIPDDMYESAKIDGAGPLAMFRRITVPLLSPTLFFVLVVSIISAFQSFGQINILTQGGPMNSTNVFVYSIYREAFVNFRFGTGSAQALMLFLVILLLTLIQFKWVERKVHYQ, encoded by the coding sequence TTGAGCGAGCTTGATAATCAATGGAGCCTTCCTGCCGGAACAAGACGCGCTTCTTCCGCTGCCGCCCGGCGGTCCATATCGTTAAAAAGGCTGAAAATACGTGAAAACATGCTTGCCTACGTTTTTCTGGCCCCCTCGCTGCTGCTGTTCGGCGTATTCATGTTCTATCCTCTGCTGCGGTCGGTGTACCTCAGCCTGTACAGCACAGATCCGGCCGGAAGGGTAGCCTCTTTTGTCGGCTTGGATAATTTCAAGTCCTTATTCTCATCGGGCCTGTTCCTGGACGGTATTCGTGTCACCGCGCTGTTCACGCTACTCACCGTTCCTGCAGGAATGCTGATCGCGCTCGCGCTTGCGGCGCTCACCCACAATCTTCTGAGGGGGAAGCGGCCGTTCCAATTCGCCTTCTCGCTTCCGATGGTGCTGTCCGTGGGTTCTGCGGCCGTCATCTGGAAGTTCCTGTTTCATCCGTCGCTTGGCATGCTGAACTACGGGCTGGAGCTGGCCGGATTCGCGCCGGTGCCTTGGCTGACCAGTCCAAAGTGGGCGCTGCTGTCCGTCTCGCTCATGACCGTTTGGATGAATCTTGGGTTCAATTACATTGTTATTTCCAGCGGCATGCAGGGCATTCCGGATGATATGTACGAGAGCGCCAAGATCGACGGCGCGGGGCCGCTCGCCATGTTCCGCCGGATTACGGTTCCGCTGCTGTCTCCGACACTGTTCTTCGTTCTGGTCGTATCGATCATCAGCGCCTTTCAATCGTTCGGCCAGATTAACATTTTGACCCAGGGCGGTCCGATGAACAGCACAAATGTCTTCGTCTACTCCATTTACAGGGAGGCTTTCGTAAATTTCCGTTTCGGAACCGGCAGCGCGCAGGCGCTGATGCTGTTCCTGGTGATCCTGCTCCTTACCCTGATTCAGTTCAAATGGGTGGAAAGGAAGGTGCATTATCAATGA
- a CDS encoding carbohydrate ABC transporter permease has product MNKRIAERATVYLILTVLAVFTLYPVAYSFFLSVMKPEEASAFPPSIVPHTFNPANFIDVFGIVPIAAFIGNTFLVSGIVMAGQLITASLAAYAFAKMEFKGKSFIFSLFVASMMVPWEVTMIPNYLTVRSLNWLDTYQGMTVPFLATAFGTFLLRQFFLQLPKELFEAARMDGCGHIRYFLQHVLPLSRPAIGTLAVYSFLNMYNAYLWPLLITNSEGMRTVQIGISMLEFQESTSWNLVFAGITLAILPSLLLLMFGLKQLVRGMAAGALKG; this is encoded by the coding sequence ATGAACAAGCGTATCGCCGAACGGGCCACCGTCTATCTCATCTTAACCGTGCTTGCCGTATTCACACTGTATCCGGTGGCGTACAGCTTCTTTCTGTCCGTGATGAAGCCGGAGGAAGCGAGCGCCTTCCCGCCGTCCATCGTTCCGCACACGTTCAATCCGGCCAATTTCATCGACGTATTCGGAATCGTGCCGATTGCGGCATTCATCGGGAATACGTTTCTCGTGTCGGGCATCGTGATGGCGGGGCAGCTCATTACGGCAAGCCTTGCGGCTTACGCTTTTGCCAAAATGGAGTTCAAGGGCAAGAGCTTCATCTTCAGCCTGTTCGTCGCTTCAATGATGGTTCCCTGGGAAGTGACGATGATCCCGAATTACTTGACCGTCCGCAGCCTGAACTGGCTCGATACGTATCAGGGAATGACCGTCCCGTTTCTGGCGACGGCCTTCGGCACCTTCCTGCTGCGCCAGTTCTTTCTTCAGCTGCCTAAGGAGTTGTTCGAAGCGGCCCGGATGGATGGCTGCGGGCATATCCGCTATTTTTTGCAGCATGTGCTGCCGCTGTCCCGTCCCGCGATTGGCACCTTGGCCGTCTATTCCTTCTTGAACATGTATAACGCTTATCTGTGGCCGCTGCTGATTACGAACAGCGAAGGGATGCGGACGGTGCAGATCGGCATTTCCATGCTGGAATTTCAGGAATCGACGTCATGGAACCTCGTGTTCGCCGGCATCACACTCGCGATTCTGCCTTCGCTGCTGCTGCTTATGTTTGGCTTGAAGCAGCTGGTGCGTGGCATGGCGGCGGGAGCGCTGAAAGGCTAG
- a CDS encoding serine/threonine-protein kinase — translation MEKLLEIIQEELLEHLVLESVEPEDPIEVRSVPKPWVLLGSGNYAAVLFHPEYEDYAVKIYAPGRPGLQEEVEVYRRLGSHPAYSLLYYAGTNFLLLKRLRGVTFYNCMKRGIPITDQAVRDIDEALKYAVSRGLHPHDVHAKNVMLGDGRGLIVDISDFLKQEDCTMWSDFKKAYSRLYRPIASLGVFRVPDTVLEAVRKGYRLWRRRRS, via the coding sequence ATGGAGAAGCTGCTGGAAATCATACAGGAAGAGCTGCTGGAGCATCTGGTCTTGGAGAGCGTGGAACCGGAGGACCCGATCGAGGTCCGAAGCGTTCCGAAGCCGTGGGTGCTCCTTGGATCGGGGAATTATGCCGCGGTGCTCTTCCATCCGGAGTACGAGGATTATGCGGTGAAGATATATGCTCCCGGAAGACCGGGCCTTCAAGAAGAAGTGGAGGTTTACCGGCGTCTCGGTTCGCATCCCGCCTACTCGCTGCTTTATTATGCCGGCACTAATTTTTTGCTGCTCAAGCGGCTTAGGGGAGTAACCTTCTACAATTGCATGAAGCGTGGGATTCCCATCACCGATCAGGCTGTCCGCGACATTGACGAGGCATTGAAATATGCCGTTTCCCGGGGGCTCCATCCCCATGATGTCCACGCCAAAAATGTAATGCTGGGGGACGGGCGCGGCCTGATCGTGGACATTTCGGATTTTTTGAAGCAGGAAGACTGCACCATGTGGAGCGATTTCAAAAAAGCATACAGCCGTCTGTACCGGCCGATTGCTTCTCTTGGCGTGTTTCGCGTTCCGGACACGGTGCTGGAAGCGGTCAGGAAAGGCTACCGGCTGTGGAGGCGCAGACGGAGCTGA
- a CDS encoding PTS sugar transporter subunit IIA, whose protein sequence is MIAVIVGTHGKFSEELLRSTSMVYGQLENVAGVTFEPGESVSGLVDKFKAALETLDWSDGAIFLVDLFGGSPYNAASRIAAGYENIDIVSGVNLPMVVDVLVNRSSEHLEGLAQLAISAGRDSMKSFRSIRESQAEEEL, encoded by the coding sequence ATGATAGCAGTTATTGTTGGCACACATGGAAAATTTTCGGAGGAACTGCTGAGGTCGACATCGATGGTTTACGGACAGTTGGAAAATGTGGCGGGAGTTACATTTGAACCCGGTGAGAGCGTTAGCGGGCTTGTCGATAAATTCAAAGCAGCTTTGGAAACGCTTGATTGGAGCGACGGCGCTATTTTTCTTGTCGATTTGTTTGGTGGCAGCCCGTACAACGCCGCCAGCCGGATTGCTGCCGGCTATGAGAACATAGACATTGTATCCGGAGTGAACCTGCCCATGGTTGTTGATGTTCTGGTCAACCGTTCATCGGAGCATCTGGAAGGATTGGCTCAACTGGCGATCAGCGCTGGCCGTGATTCAATGAAATCGTTCCGCAGCATAAGAGAAAGCCAAGCAGAGGAGGAGTTATAA
- a CDS encoding PTS mannose/fructose/sorbose transporter subunit IIC: MSTFEIVMVAIVAAICGMGSVLDEGQTHRPLIACTLIGLVLGDIKTGIILGGTLELMALGWMNVGASMAPDAALASVVSTILVIVGHQSIGAGIAVAIPIAAAGQVLTIFVRTITVFFQHLADKYAESSNFRGIELCHFIALLLQGLRVALPAVLVAVAAETGLVTSLLNSIPEVVTRGLQIAGGFIVVVGYAMVINMMSARYLMPFFFLGFVVAAFTGINLVGFGIVGAVLAILYIQLNPKYNAQSAAVEEIDEL, encoded by the coding sequence ATGAGTACTTTTGAAATCGTAATGGTAGCGATTGTTGCCGCCATATGCGGCATGGGCAGTGTACTCGACGAAGGACAGACGCATCGTCCGCTGATTGCGTGCACGCTGATCGGTCTGGTCCTCGGCGATATCAAGACCGGGATTATTCTTGGCGGCACCTTGGAGCTGATGGCGCTGGGCTGGATGAACGTCGGCGCATCCATGGCTCCCGACGCCGCGCTCGCGAGTGTGGTTTCCACGATCCTTGTCATCGTGGGTCATCAGTCGATAGGCGCCGGTATTGCCGTCGCCATACCGATTGCGGCCGCAGGTCAGGTGCTTACGATTTTTGTCCGGACGATTACCGTATTTTTCCAGCATTTGGCCGATAAATATGCGGAATCATCGAATTTCAGGGGAATTGAGCTATGCCACTTTATAGCGCTGCTGCTCCAAGGTCTGCGTGTCGCATTACCGGCTGTTTTGGTAGCGGTTGCAGCTGAAACGGGTCTCGTTACGAGCCTGCTGAATTCCATTCCGGAAGTTGTCACGAGAGGTCTGCAAATTGCGGGCGGATTTATCGTCGTCGTCGGTTATGCCATGGTTATCAACATGATGTCCGCCCGTTACCTGATGCCTTTCTTCTTCCTGGGCTTTGTCGTGGCAGCGTTTACGGGCATCAACCTGGTCGGCTTCGGTATTGTGGGCGCGGTTCTGGCCATCCTGTACATCCAGTTGAATCCGAAATATAACGCGCAGAGCGCGGCGGTCGAAGAAATCGATGAGCTGTAG
- a CDS encoding ABC transporter substrate-binding protein has protein sequence MILVLAMLMLVLAGCGGNSGANANTEANNTSSNNESGSDKGTTNAAAAPVKITWWHSMSGAGEKAINKIVSDFNASHPEIQVEAVYQGKYDESLNKLKASLGSNSGPDLMQVYEIGSKFMIDSKMITPVQKFIDKDKFDLSSLEPNIIRYYTIGGQLNAMPFNTSNPILYYNKDAFKAAGLDPENPPKTFEEFEAAAKALSKNGKPGAAIAIYGWFMEQLFANQNAEYVNGGNGRDQAATESLLASEAGVNTLDWWKKMVDEKAVANLGRDTDDTDSAFAAGQVAMTLNSTAALRKMVDAVGGKFEVGTGFLPRPEGVNEGGVVVGGASLYIMNNKPEEEQKAAWEFIKYVASPEVQAEWSVSTGYFPITKAAYDQQVLKDNMVKYPQFQTAVDQLHASSASNATSGAVMGIFPEARQIVEGAIEEALNGQKQPDKALQDAASQITDKLKQYNETVK, from the coding sequence ATGATTCTGGTGCTCGCCATGCTGATGCTGGTCTTGGCAGGCTGCGGAGGGAATTCGGGCGCTAACGCGAACACTGAAGCAAACAATACGTCGTCTAACAACGAATCTGGTAGCGATAAAGGGACGACTAACGCCGCGGCTGCACCGGTGAAAATCACCTGGTGGCACTCCATGTCTGGCGCCGGAGAGAAAGCGATTAACAAGATCGTGTCCGATTTTAACGCAAGCCATCCGGAGATTCAGGTTGAAGCCGTCTATCAGGGCAAATACGATGAGAGCCTCAACAAGCTGAAGGCGTCGCTCGGCTCGAACAGCGGCCCGGATCTAATGCAGGTGTATGAGATCGGCAGCAAATTTATGATCGACTCCAAGATGATTACTCCTGTACAAAAGTTTATCGACAAGGATAAATTTGACTTGTCTTCCCTGGAACCGAACATCATCCGTTACTATACGATTGGCGGCCAACTGAACGCGATGCCGTTCAACACGTCCAATCCGATTCTTTATTACAACAAGGATGCCTTTAAAGCGGCGGGACTCGATCCCGAGAATCCGCCCAAGACCTTCGAAGAATTTGAAGCGGCCGCCAAAGCACTGAGCAAGAACGGCAAGCCGGGAGCGGCTATCGCAATCTACGGCTGGTTCATGGAGCAGCTATTCGCCAATCAGAACGCGGAGTATGTGAACGGCGGCAATGGCCGCGATCAAGCTGCAACAGAGTCTCTGCTGGCATCGGAGGCTGGAGTGAATACGCTGGATTGGTGGAAAAAGATGGTGGATGAAAAAGCCGTCGCCAACCTCGGACGGGATACGGATGACACGGACAGCGCATTTGCAGCCGGCCAGGTGGCGATGACCCTAAACTCGACGGCGGCTCTCCGGAAGATGGTGGATGCGGTAGGCGGCAAGTTCGAGGTGGGAACCGGCTTCCTGCCAAGACCGGAAGGTGTCAATGAAGGCGGCGTCGTTGTCGGCGGAGCCAGCCTTTATATCATGAACAACAAGCCGGAGGAGGAGCAGAAAGCCGCATGGGAGTTCATCAAATATGTGGCTTCGCCGGAAGTGCAGGCCGAGTGGAGCGTAAGCACCGGTTACTTCCCCATCACGAAGGCTGCTTACGACCAGCAGGTTCTGAAAGACAATATGGTCAAATACCCGCAGTTCCAGACTGCTGTTGATCAGCTTCACGCTTCAAGCGCCTCGAATGCCACTTCGGGTGCGGTCATGGGCATTTTCCCGGAAGCGCGCCAAATCGTTGAAGGGGCCATCGAAGAGGCGCTGAACGGACAGAAGCAGCCGGACAAGGCACTTCAGGATGCAGCGTCGCAGATCACAGACAAGCTCAAGCAGTACAATGAAACGGTAAAATAG
- a CDS encoding mannose/fructose/sorbose PTS transporter subunit IIB, whose protein sequence is MEISFVRIDDRLIHGQVATVWVKETKCNKIIAVSDEVAADTLRKTLLLQVSPPGIKAYVVTIDKAIEAYNNPKYADFKTLFLFTNPTDVVRVVEGGVPFKSVNVGGMCYKEGKTQITGAVSVDKQDVEAFRKLHEKGIELEIRKVASDPKVNLMSKIQDL, encoded by the coding sequence ATGGAAATTTCATTTGTTCGGATTGACGACCGCCTGATTCACGGTCAAGTAGCTACGGTTTGGGTTAAAGAAACGAAGTGCAACAAAATTATCGCGGTGAGCGATGAAGTGGCAGCGGATACATTGCGGAAGACCCTGCTGCTGCAAGTGTCTCCTCCGGGGATTAAGGCGTATGTCGTTACCATAGATAAAGCGATCGAGGCCTATAATAATCCAAAGTATGCCGACTTCAAAACCTTGTTCCTGTTTACCAACCCGACCGACGTTGTGCGGGTGGTGGAAGGAGGGGTCCCGTTCAAATCGGTGAATGTCGGCGGCATGTGCTATAAAGAAGGCAAGACACAGATTACCGGAGCGGTATCGGTCGACAAGCAGGACGTCGAAGCGTTCCGCAAGCTTCATGAAAAGGGAATCGAATTGGAGATCAGAAAAGTCGCCAGCGATCCAAAGGTGAATCTGATGTCCAAGATTCAGGATTTATAG
- the manZ gene encoding PTS mannose transporter subunit IID, giving the protein MEDKKLTKKDINSMFVRSWFLLGSFNFERMQSIGFCVTLIPAIKRLYSKKEDQKEALKRHLEFFNTQPFISAPIMGVTAAMEEQKANGQPIDNATISGVKVGLMGPLAGVGDPIYWGTLRPVLAALGASIALTGSIVGPLLFFLLFNVCRLATKWYGLKYGYEKGTEIVSDMSGNRLRKLTESASILGLFVMGALVSKWTSINVPLVVSKYTGADGKEVITTVQMILDQLMPGLLPLLLTFLCMKLLKKKVNAIALIFALFAVGIIGYALGVLA; this is encoded by the coding sequence ATGGAAGATAAGAAATTAACTAAAAAAGATATAAACAGCATGTTTGTTCGCTCCTGGTTTCTGCTCGGATCGTTCAACTTTGAACGGATGCAGTCGATCGGCTTCTGCGTAACGCTGATTCCGGCAATCAAGCGCCTGTACAGCAAGAAAGAAGATCAGAAGGAAGCTTTGAAGCGGCACCTGGAATTCTTCAATACGCAGCCGTTTATCTCGGCCCCGATTATGGGCGTAACGGCCGCAATGGAAGAACAGAAAGCCAATGGGCAGCCAATTGATAACGCTACTATTAGCGGGGTGAAGGTCGGTCTGATGGGTCCGCTCGCCGGTGTGGGCGATCCGATTTACTGGGGAACCCTCCGTCCGGTACTCGCGGCGCTTGGCGCTTCCATCGCTCTGACCGGCAGCATTGTCGGACCGCTCCTGTTCTTCCTTCTCTTCAACGTGTGCCGTCTGGCGACCAAGTGGTACGGCTTGAAATACGGCTATGAGAAGGGTACGGAAATTGTATCCGATATGTCGGGTAACCGGCTGCGCAAGCTGACGGAATCGGCTTCCATTCTTGGACTATTCGTCATGGGCGCGTTAGTCTCCAAATGGACCAGTATCAACGTTCCGCTTGTCGTTTCCAAATATACGGGCGCTGACGGCAAAGAAGTAATTACGACGGTGCAAATGATTCTCGACCAGTTGATGCCTGGACTGCTGCCTCTGCTGCTGACCTTCCTCTGCATGAAGCTGCTTAAAAAGAAAGTGAACGCAATCGCTCTAATCTTTGCTTTATTCGCTGTAGGCATTATCGGATACGCGCTGGGCGTATTGGCATAA